The following coding sequences lie in one Saccopteryx bilineata isolate mSacBil1 chromosome X, mSacBil1_pri_phased_curated, whole genome shotgun sequence genomic window:
- the ZNF157 gene encoding LOW QUALITY PROTEIN: zinc finger protein 157 (The sequence of the model RefSeq protein was modified relative to this genomic sequence to represent the inferred CDS: substituted 2 bases at 2 genomic stop codons) gives MQGCYGSSPPPKLLLQGSVSFEDVAVDFTQQVWHRLNTAQRTMHKDVMLENYSILASVGLCVAKPEMIFKLEQGEELWVLEEXSSGHGSPGSLSLLSGNNFIECNALRHDNNLLQYQNIQTLDQTLEYNGYRKVFYKKTGFVGHTKTHRGYKNFECHECGITYRRKSNLIEHLRIHTGERPCKCNDCAKTFSARSFLIAHHKTHTGEKPFACNECGKSFDRKSQFILHQRTHIGERPYECTECKKTFSEKATLTIHQRTHTGEKPYECGDCGKNFRAKKSLNQHRRTHTGEKPYKCEEYGKFLECGKFFRMKTTLNNHQRTHTGEKPYQCNECGKSFRVHSSLGIHQRIHTGEKPYECNKCGNAFYVKARLIEHQRRHSGEKPYECSECGKIFSMRKSLCQHQKTHTGEKPYQCSECGNAFYLKVRLIEHQXIHTGERPFECEECGKAFCRKAHLTEHQLTHLGWH, from the exons ACAGACTGAACACAGCTCAGAGGACCATGCACAAGGATGTAATGCTGGAGAACTACAGCATCTTGGCATCTGTGG GCCTCTGCGTGGCCAAACCAGAGATGATCTTCAAGTTGGAGCAAGGAGAAGAGCTGTGGGTATTAGAGGAGTAATCCTCAGGCCATGGTTCCCCAG GGTCACTCTCCCTCCTATCTGGcaacaattttattgagtgtaaTGCCCTCAGGCATGATAATAACCTTCTTCAGTATCAGAATATTCAAACTTTGGATCAAACTCTTGAATATAATGGCTATAGGAAAGTCTTCTATAAGAAAACAGGCTTTGTTGGACATACAAAAACACACAGAGGATATAAAAACTTTGAATGTCATGAATGTGGGATAACTTACCGCAGAAAATCAAACCTAATTGAACATCTGAGAATACACACAGGGGAGAGACCCTGTAAGTGTAATGACTGTGCAAAAACCTTTAGTGCAAGATCATTCCTCATTGCTCATCATaaaactcacacaggagagaagccctttgcatgtaatgaatgtgggaaatcttttgATAGGAAGTCACAATTCATTCTACATCAGAGAACACACATAGGAGAGAGACCCTATGAATGTACTGAATGTAAGAAAACCTTTTCTGAGAAGGCAACCCTCACAATTCATCAGAGAACTCACACAGGGGAGAAACCTTATGAATGTGGTGACTGTGGGAAAAACTTCCGTGCAAAGAAATCTCTAAATCAACACCGGAGAACTCACACAGGTGAGAAACCCTATAAATGTGAGGAATATgggaaatt TCTGGAATGTGGGAAATTCTTTAGAATGAAGACGACTCTCAATAATCATCAGCGAACTCACACAGGTGAAAAGCCCTATCaatgtaatgaatgtgggaaatctttcAGGGTGCATTCATCTCTTGGGATACATCAGcgaattcacacaggagaaaaacctTATGAATGTAATAAATGTGGTAACGCTTTCTATGTTAAAGCACGCCTCATTGAACATCAGAGAAGGCAttcaggagagaaaccctatgaatgtagtGAATGTGGAAAAATCTTTAGTATGAGGAAATCTCTTTGTCAACACCAGaaaactcacacaggagagaaaccttatcaatgcagtgaatgtggaaatGCCTTTTATTTGAAAGTACGCCTCATTGAACATCAgtgaattcacacaggagagagacCCTTTGAATGTgaagaatgtgggaaagccttctgCCGTAAAGCACACCTCACAGAACATCAGCTAACTCACTTAGGTTGGCACTAG